In Comamonadaceae bacterium OS-1, a single window of DNA contains:
- the pepA gene encoding cytosol aminopeptidase has product MNFELKSLDLAACAAEKCDALIVLVSEAFSSTTPGKDALSQLIAQARTSGDLEAKPGKLLQMYRPAAAAATRVLLVGVGDGAVRHVRQAVATAVAAAKGPSVRKVLISFAGADAKKSVRAAVQAVAEATYVYTTTKSKPEGRVLANVWLCAPDAAAAQAELALGTATVAGVELAKEWANRPGNHATPTLLGTAAKSLARFPKIRCEVLGPKEVAALGMGSFMSVAQGSKEPLRFIVLHYSGAAKTVAPTVLVGKGITFDTGGISIKPAAEMDEMKFDMCGAASVLGVFRALGDLKPAINVVGLIPACENMPDGGAVKPGDVVTSMSGQTIENLNTDAEGRLVLCDALTYAARFKPRAVIDIATLTGACVVALGGVRSGMFSADDSLAAALQAAGESAMDPCWRLPLDDEYGEGLKSNFADLANVAGRAGGAITAAKFLQKFTGKMPWAHLDIAGTAWKSGAAKGATGRPVGLLLDYVLNQPPALMESAQAAPKSIVRRKRATPATPVKTPAKTPRKTAAK; this is encoded by the coding sequence ATGAACTTTGAACTGAAATCCTTGGACCTGGCCGCCTGCGCCGCCGAGAAATGCGATGCCCTGATTGTGCTGGTGTCCGAGGCCTTTTCCTCGACCACGCCTGGCAAGGACGCATTGTCTCAGTTGATTGCCCAGGCCCGCACGTCCGGGGATTTGGAGGCCAAGCCGGGCAAGTTGCTGCAAATGTACCGCCCGGCCGCCGCCGCCGCCACGCGGGTGCTGCTGGTGGGCGTGGGCGACGGCGCAGTGCGCCACGTGCGCCAGGCGGTCGCCACCGCCGTGGCCGCCGCCAAGGGTCCCTCGGTGCGCAAGGTGCTGATCAGCTTTGCCGGTGCCGACGCCAAAAAATCGGTACGCGCCGCGGTGCAGGCCGTGGCCGAGGCCACCTATGTCTACACCACCACCAAGTCCAAGCCCGAGGGCCGCGTGCTGGCCAACGTCTGGCTGTGCGCCCCCGATGCGGCGGCGGCCCAGGCCGAGCTGGCCCTGGGCACGGCCACGGTGGCCGGTGTCGAGCTGGCCAAGGAATGGGCCAACCGCCCCGGCAACCACGCCACGCCCACCTTGCTGGGCACGGCGGCCAAGTCGCTGGCGCGCTTCCCCAAGATCCGCTGCGAAGTGCTGGGGCCCAAGGAAGTGGCCGCACTCGGCATGGGCTCGTTCATGTCGGTGGCCCAGGGCTCCAAGGAGCCGCTGCGCTTTATCGTGCTGCATTACAGCGGCGCGGCCAAAACAGTGGCCCCCACGGTGCTGGTGGGCAAGGGCATCACCTTTGACACCGGAGGCATCTCCATTAAGCCCGCGGCCGAAATGGACGAGATGAAGTTCGACATGTGCGGTGCCGCCAGCGTGCTGGGCGTGTTCCGTGCGCTGGGCGATTTGAAGCCCGCCATCAATGTGGTGGGCCTGATCCCGGCTTGCGAAAACATGCCCGACGGTGGCGCGGTCAAGCCCGGCGACGTGGTCACCAGCATGAGCGGCCAGACTATTGAAAACCTCAACACCGATGCCGAAGGCCGCCTGGTGCTGTGCGACGCGCTGACCTACGCCGCCCGCTTCAAGCCCCGCGCGGTGATCGACATCGCCACCCTCACCGGTGCCTGCGTGGTGGCCCTGGGCGGCGTGCGCAGTGGCATGTTCTCGGCCGACGACAGCCTGGCTGCCGCCCTGCAGGCCGCAGGCGAATCTGCCATGGATCCGTGCTGGCGCCTGCCGCTGGACGACGAATACGGCGAAGGCCTGAAGTCCAACTTTGCCGACCTGGCCAACGTGGCCGGGCGCGCGGGCGGGGCCATCACCGCCGCCAAGTTCCTGCAGAAGTTCACCGGCAAAATGCCCTGGGCGCACCTGGACATTGCCGGCACGGCCTGGAAGAGCGGGGCCGCCAAGGGTGCGACTGGGCGGCCCGTGGGTCTGCTGCTGGACTATGTATTAAACCAGCCTCCAGCGCTGATGGAGTCAGCACAGGCAGCTCCTAAATCGATAGTGCGGCGTAAAAGGGCAACGCCGGCCACACCGGTCAAGACGCCGGCCAAAACCCCGCGCAAAACAGCCGCCAAGTAA
- the livK gene encoding leucine-specific-binding protein, producing the protein MQMKLKLTVAAAVTVVAGMASAQDVQVVKIGHVAPMSGGQAHYGKDNENGARMAVEDLNTQNVVIGGKKIKFELMAEDDAADPKQGTAAAQKLCDAKVNGVVGHLNSGTTIPASKVYNDCGIPHITGAATNPNLTKPGYKTTYRIIANDNSLGAGLAFYAVDALKLKKVAIIDDRTAYGQGVAEVFKKTALAKGMAVVDEQFTTDKATDFMAILTSIKSKAPDAIFFGGMDPQAGPMLRQMEQLGMTNVKYFGGDGLCTNEVAKLAAGAKTLDNVVCAEGGASLVKMPGGVEWKKRYDAKYPGQFQIYSPYTYDATMVLVDAMKRANSTDPKVYTPELLKTNYKGVTTTISFEPNGELKNPSITLSVYKDGKKTALN; encoded by the coding sequence ATGCAAATGAAGTTGAAATTGACCGTAGCTGCTGCCGTTACTGTTGTGGCAGGTATGGCTTCTGCCCAGGACGTGCAGGTCGTGAAAATCGGCCACGTTGCGCCCATGTCGGGTGGCCAAGCCCACTACGGTAAAGACAACGAAAACGGTGCACGCATGGCCGTGGAAGACTTGAACACGCAAAACGTCGTGATCGGTGGCAAGAAGATCAAGTTCGAGCTGATGGCTGAAGACGACGCTGCCGATCCAAAGCAAGGCACGGCGGCTGCGCAAAAGCTGTGCGATGCCAAGGTCAACGGCGTGGTGGGCCACCTGAATTCGGGTACCACGATCCCTGCATCCAAGGTCTACAACGACTGCGGTATCCCCCACATCACCGGTGCGGCCACCAACCCCAACCTGACCAAGCCAGGCTACAAGACCACCTACCGCATCATCGCCAACGACAACTCGCTGGGTGCCGGGCTGGCTTTCTACGCGGTAGACGCACTGAAGCTGAAGAAGGTTGCCATCATCGACGACCGTACCGCCTACGGCCAAGGTGTGGCCGAAGTGTTCAAGAAGACCGCCTTGGCCAAGGGCATGGCGGTTGTGGACGAGCAGTTCACCACCGACAAAGCTACCGACTTCATGGCGATCCTGACCTCCATCAAGTCCAAGGCACCCGACGCCATCTTCTTCGGCGGCATGGACCCCCAGGCTGGCCCGATGTTGCGCCAGATGGAACAGCTGGGCATGACCAACGTCAAGTACTTTGGCGGTGACGGCCTGTGCACCAACGAAGTGGCCAAGCTGGCCGCCGGTGCCAAGACGCTGGACAACGTGGTGTGCGCTGAAGGCGGCGCTTCCCTGGTGAAGATGCCTGGCGGCGTGGAATGGAAGAAGCGCTACGATGCCAAGTACCCTGGCCAGTTCCAGATCTACAGCCCGTACACCTACGACGCCACGATGGTGCTGGTCGATGCCATGAAGCGCGCCAACTCCACCGACCCCAAGGTCTACACCCCCGAGTTGCTGAAAACCAACTACAAGGGCGTGACCACCACCATCAGCTTCGAACCTAACGGCGAACTGAAGAACCCATCGATCACCCTGTCCGTCTACAAAGACGGCAAGAAGACCGCGCTGAACTAA
- the qmcA gene encoding protein QmcA, which produces MEIAIVVLVIAVIFISRTLKVVPQQHAWVIERLGKYHGTLTPGLNFLVPFVDRVAYKHVLKEIPLDIPSQVCITRDNTQLQVDGILYFQVTDAMRASYGSSNYIMAISQLAQTSLRSVIGKLELDKTFEERDIINAQVVAAIDEAALNWGVKVLRYEIKDLTPPKEILHAMQAQITAEREKRALIAASEGRRQEQINIATGEREAFIARSEGEKQAVINKAQGEAASITAVAQANAHAIELVAAAIRQPGGEQAVQLKVAEKAVEAYAKVAANAHTTLIVPSNMTEVSALIGSAMKMVNTVKAS; this is translated from the coding sequence ATGGAAATTGCCATCGTCGTACTCGTCATTGCCGTCATCTTCATCAGCCGCACCCTCAAAGTAGTGCCCCAGCAGCACGCCTGGGTGATTGAGCGTCTGGGCAAATACCACGGCACGCTGACCCCGGGCCTGAACTTTCTGGTGCCGTTTGTAGACCGCGTGGCCTATAAGCATGTGCTGAAAGAAATCCCGCTCGACATTCCCAGCCAGGTCTGCATTACCCGCGACAACACCCAGCTGCAGGTGGATGGCATTTTGTACTTCCAGGTGACGGATGCCATGCGCGCCAGCTACGGCTCCAGCAACTACATCATGGCCATCAGCCAGCTGGCGCAAACCTCGCTGCGTAGCGTGATCGGCAAGCTGGAGCTGGACAAAACCTTTGAAGAGCGCGACATCATCAACGCCCAGGTGGTGGCCGCCATCGACGAAGCCGCCCTGAACTGGGGCGTGAAGGTGCTGCGCTACGAAATCAAGGACCTGACGCCCCCGAAGGAAATCCTGCACGCCATGCAGGCGCAGATCACCGCCGAACGCGAAAAACGTGCATTGATTGCCGCGTCCGAAGGCCGCCGCCAGGAGCAGATCAACATCGCCACCGGCGAGCGCGAGGCCTTCATCGCCCGCTCCGAGGGCGAGAAGCAGGCCGTCATCAACAAGGCCCAGGGCGAAGCCGCCTCCATCACTGCGGTGGCCCAGGCCAATGCCCACGCCATTGAACTGGTGGCCGCTGCCATCCGCCAGCCGGGCGGTGAGCAGGCGGTACAGCTCAAGGTGGCCGAAAAAGCCGTGGAGGCCTACGCCAAGGTGGCCGCCAATGCCCACACCACCTTGATCGTGCCCAGCAACATGACCGAGGTGTCGGCCCTGATCGGCTCCGCCATGAAGATGGTCAACACCGTCAAAGCATCTTAG
- the cugP gene encoding UTP--glucose-1-phosphate uridylyltransferase, protein MAKGMILAAGQGTRVRPLTKDLPKPMVPILGKPVMEYLIEHLANYGIKEIMVNVAYHHHKIEQYFGDGHRWGVQIGYAYEGVREHGDVIPKPFGSAGGMRRIQDFSGFFDETTLVLCGDALIDLDIGAALHEHKTKGAIASVVTLDVPLNEVSNYGIVVANEEGQIQSFQEKPKPEEAQSTLASTGIYIFEPEVIDMIPANKVYDIGAELFPQLVAEKLPFYAQKRFFNWIDIGRVSDYWSVLQRVLRGEVAQMNIPGREVKPGIWVGLNTSIAWDQCNIQGPVYLGSSVKVEPGATIIGPCWIGHGSVIRSGAKVTRSILFEYTRIAADMHFFEMIVSPNYCVDRAGETLYRGDDMAQLRWGDARA, encoded by the coding sequence ATGGCAAAGGGAATGATTTTGGCGGCAGGGCAAGGAACACGGGTTCGCCCGCTGACAAAAGACTTGCCCAAGCCCATGGTGCCGATTTTGGGCAAGCCGGTCATGGAATACCTGATCGAGCACCTGGCCAACTACGGCATCAAAGAAATCATGGTCAACGTGGCCTACCACCACCACAAAATCGAGCAGTATTTTGGTGACGGTCACCGCTGGGGCGTGCAGATCGGCTACGCCTACGAAGGCGTGCGCGAACATGGCGACGTGATTCCCAAGCCCTTTGGTTCGGCTGGCGGCATGCGCCGCATCCAGGATTTCAGCGGATTTTTTGACGAGACCACCCTGGTGCTGTGCGGCGACGCGCTGATCGACCTGGACATCGGCGCGGCCCTGCACGAGCACAAGACCAAGGGCGCCATTGCCAGTGTGGTGACACTGGACGTGCCTTTGAACGAAGTCTCCAACTACGGCATTGTGGTGGCCAATGAAGAAGGCCAAATCCAGTCCTTCCAGGAAAAGCCCAAGCCCGAAGAGGCCCAGTCCACCCTGGCCAGCACCGGCATCTATATCTTCGAGCCCGAGGTCATCGACATGATTCCGGCCAACAAGGTGTATGACATCGGTGCAGAGCTGTTCCCGCAGCTGGTGGCCGAAAAGCTGCCCTTCTACGCCCAGAAGCGCTTCTTCAACTGGATCGACATTGGCCGTGTCAGCGATTACTGGTCGGTGCTGCAGCGCGTGCTGCGCGGCGAAGTGGCGCAGATGAACATCCCGGGCCGCGAGGTCAAACCCGGCATCTGGGTGGGGCTGAACACCTCCATCGCCTGGGACCAGTGCAACATCCAGGGCCCGGTGTACCTGGGCTCCAGCGTCAAGGTAGAGCCCGGTGCCACCATCATCGGCCCCTGCTGGATCGGCCACGGCAGCGTGATTCGCTCGGGCGCCAAGGTGACCCGCAGCATCCTTTTCGAATACACCCGTATCGCCGCCGACATGCATTTCTTCGAGATGATTGTGTCGCCTAACTACTGCGTGGACCGCGCCGGTGAAACCCTGTACCGGGGCGACGACATGGCCCAGCTCCGCTGGGGCGACGCAAGGGCATAG